From a region of the Pogona vitticeps strain Pit_001003342236 chromosome 7, PviZW2.1, whole genome shotgun sequence genome:
- the LOC110075502 gene encoding lysophosphatidic acid receptor 1, which translates to MIQHYNCHNRTTEIWSRPLVYALGVPQMAMTFTSVVFNSVVILVVTCSKDLHKPICILFCNLAVSDFLTSSSGFWIATMFIMNPESTMVGTKDLLKAYTFYIISILATIYNLVAIGIERYLAVTESLWTRHRITRNQILGVVFVIWVFAFFLGFMPLMGWNCLEQENISALYGPLCIDYLLFIAIPHSAVALILPFFTYISIIGFLRKQNKSMGALGQHHTTYRLAEIQVVRTSVLIWVLTLLSYTPFFVGAVFDSATQRCLRDLFPGIYIFRNLTAMMITINSLGNPIIYTLNVKRLGDRLRSLRCPSNNRIEVQAIGKM; encoded by the coding sequence ATGATTCAGCATTACAACTGTCACAACCGCACGACTGAGATTTGGAGCAGGCCCCTGGTGTATGCTTTAGGAGTTCCTCAAATGGCAATGACCTTCACCTCTGTGGTCTTCAACTCTGTCGTCATCCTTGTTGTGACATGTTCCAAAGACCTACACAAACCCATCTGCATTCTCTTCTGCAACTTAGCTGTCTCTGACTTTCTCACCAGCTCCTCGGGCTTCTGGATTGCCACCATGTTTATCATGAACCCCGAAAGCACCATGGTTGGGACCAAGGACCTCCTCAAAGCATACACTTTCTACATCATCTCCATCTTGGCCACCATCTACAACCTAGTGGCCATTGGGATTGAGCGCTACCTGGCTGTGACTGAAAGCCTGTGGACAAGGCACCGGATCACCAGAAACCAGATCTTAGGAGTTGTCTTTGTCATTTGGGTGTTCGCCTTCTTCCTAGGATTCATGCCTCTGATGGGGTGGAATTGCCTGGAGCAGGAGAACATCTCTGCTCTTTATGGGCCCCTATGCATTGACTATCTTCTCTTCATTGCCATTCCTCATAGTGCAGTGGCTTTGATCCTTCCATTTTTCACCTACATCAGCATCATTGGCTTTTTGAGAAAGCAGAATAAGTCAATGGGAGCGCTGGGCCAACACCATACCACCTACCGTCTGGCTGAGATCCAGGTTGTGAGGACCAGCGTGCTAATCTGGGTCctgactttgctttcttacaCACCCTTCTTTGTAGGTGCCGTGTTCGATTCTGCTACTCAGCGCTGCCTCAGAGATCTCTTCCCAGGCATCTACATCTTCCGAAACTTGACAGCTATGATGATAACCATTAATTCATTGGGAAACCCCATCATATATACTCTCAATGTGAAGAGGCTGGGTGACAGGCTCAGGTCTCTGAGGTGCCCTTCCAACAATCGGATTGAAGTCCAAGCTATAGGGAAAATGTGA